A single Pan troglodytes isolate AG18354 chromosome 19, NHGRI_mPanTro3-v2.0_pri, whole genome shotgun sequence DNA region contains:
- the HOXB7 gene encoding homeobox protein Hox-B7, with product MSSLYYANALFSKYPASSSVFATGAFPEQTSCAFASNPQRPGYGAGSGASFAASMQGLYPGGGGMAGQSAAGVYAAGYGLEPSSFNMHCAPFEQNLSGVCPGDSAKAAGAKEQRDSDLAAESNFRIYPWMRSSGTDRKRGRQTYTRYQTLELEKEFHYNRYLTRRRRIEIAHALCLTERQIKIWFQNRRMKWKKENKTAGPGTTGQDRAEAEEEEEE from the exons ATGAGTTCATTGTATTATGCGaatgctttattttctaaatatccaGCCTCAAGTTCGGTTTTCGCTACCGGAGCCTTCCCAGAACAAACTTCTTGTGCGTTTGCTTCCAACCCCCAGCGCCCGGGCTATGGAGCGGGTTCGGGCGCTTCCTTCGCCGCCTCGATGCAGGGCTTGTACCCCGGCGGGGGGGGCATGGCGGGCCAGAGCGCGGCCGGCGTCTACGCGGCCGGCTATGGGCTCGAGCCGAGTTCCTTCAACATGCACTGCGCGCCCTTTGAGCAGAACCTCTCCGGGGTGTGTCCCGGCGACTCCGCCAAGGCGGCGGGCGCCAAGGAGCAGAGGGACTCGGACTTGGCGGCCGAGAGTAACTTCCGGATCTACCCCTGGATGCGAAGCTCAG GAACTGACCGCAAACGAGGCCGCCAGACCTACACCCGCTACCAGACCCTGGAGCTGGAGAAAGAATTTCACTACAATCGCTACCTGACGCGGCGGCGGCGCATCGAGATCGCGCACGCGCTCTGCCTCACGGAAAGACAGATCAAGATTTGGTTTCAGAACCGGCGCATGAAGTGGAAAAAGGAGAACAAGACCGCGGGCCCGGGGACCACCGGCCAGGACAGGGCTgaagcagaggaggaagaggaagagtga